Proteins from a genomic interval of Mycolicibacterium grossiae:
- the pbpA gene encoding D,D-transpeptidase PbpA gives MNTSLRRISLALMVLVILLLGNATLTQVFTADGLRSDPRNQRVLLDEYSRQRGQITAGGQLLAYSVATDGRLRYLRVYPNPLAYAPVTGFYSLRFSSTGLERAEGPILNGSDERLFGRRLADFFTGRDPRGGNVGTTINPDVQEAAWDAMAQGCGGPCKGSVVALEPSTGKILAMVSAPSYDPNLLASHDVEEQSAAWERLRDDPESPLVNRAISETYPPGSTFKVITTAAALANGATPDTQLTSAPRIVLPDSTSTLENYGGTSCGSGPSTTLREAFARSCNTAFVQMGIDTGADKLREAARGFGVDQPTVPIPLQVVESTLGPISDAAALGMSSIGQKDVALTPLQNAMVAATVANGGVAMTPYLVSDLRGPDLSNVATTTPTEARRAVSSQVATTLTDLMIGAEQVTQQKGAIAGVQIASKTGTAEHGTDPRNTPPHAWYIAFAPAKAPKVAVAVLVENGGDRLSATGGAVAAPIGRATIAAALREGS, from the coding sequence ATGAACACCTCGCTGCGTCGTATCTCCCTCGCGCTGATGGTCCTCGTCATCCTGCTGCTGGGCAACGCGACGCTCACCCAGGTCTTCACCGCCGACGGGCTGCGTTCGGATCCGCGCAACCAGCGCGTGCTGCTCGACGAGTACTCCCGCCAGCGCGGCCAGATCACCGCGGGCGGCCAGCTGCTCGCCTATTCGGTGGCCACCGACGGGCGGTTGCGCTACCTGCGCGTCTACCCCAACCCGCTGGCGTACGCCCCGGTGACCGGCTTCTACTCGCTGCGCTTCTCCAGCACCGGTCTGGAGCGCGCCGAGGGCCCGATCCTCAACGGGTCCGACGAGCGGTTGTTCGGCCGGCGGCTGGCCGATTTCTTCACCGGTCGCGACCCGCGCGGCGGCAACGTCGGCACCACGATCAACCCGGACGTGCAGGAGGCGGCCTGGGACGCCATGGCCCAGGGCTGCGGCGGACCGTGCAAGGGTTCGGTCGTCGCGCTGGAGCCGTCCACCGGAAAGATCCTGGCCATGGTGTCCGCCCCCTCGTACGACCCGAACCTGCTGGCGTCGCACGACGTCGAGGAGCAGTCGGCCGCCTGGGAGCGGTTGCGCGACGATCCCGAGTCACCGCTGGTGAACCGTGCCATCTCCGAGACGTACCCGCCGGGGTCGACGTTCAAGGTGATCACCACCGCCGCCGCCCTGGCCAACGGCGCGACGCCGGACACGCAGCTGACGTCCGCACCGCGAATCGTCCTGCCGGACAGCACGTCCACGCTGGAGAACTACGGCGGCACGTCATGCGGCAGCGGCCCGTCGACCACGCTGCGGGAGGCGTTCGCCCGCTCCTGCAACACCGCCTTCGTCCAGATGGGCATCGACACCGGAGCCGACAAGCTTCGCGAGGCCGCACGCGGGTTCGGCGTCGACCAGCCGACCGTGCCGATCCCCCTTCAGGTCGTCGAGTCGACCCTCGGCCCCATCAGCGACGCCGCCGCGCTCGGCATGTCGAGCATCGGCCAGAAGGACGTCGCCCTCACGCCACTGCAGAACGCGATGGTGGCCGCCACCGTCGCCAACGGAGGGGTCGCCATGACGCCCTACCTGGTGTCGGACCTGCGGGGTCCGGACCTGTCGAACGTCGCGACGACGACCCCCACCGAGGCTCGCCGGGCGGTATCTTCGCAGGTCGCTACTACACTGACGGATCTGATGATTGGCGCCGAACAGGTGACTCAGCAGAAGGGAGCCATCGCCGGCGTGCAGATCGCTTCCAAGACGGGCACCGCCGAACACGGGACGGACCCGCGCAACACGCCCCCGCACGCCTGGTACATCGCGTTTGCGCCGGCCAAGGCTCCCAAGGTGGCCGTCGCGGTCCTGGTGGAGAATGGGGGCGACCGATTGTCCGCCACGGGCGGTGCAGTGGCCGCGCCGATCGGCCGCGCCACCATCGCCGCTGCGCTGCGGGAGGGATCATGA
- a CDS encoding protein kinase domain-containing protein translates to MSARVGVTLSDRYRLQRLIATGGMGQVWEGLDSRLGRQVAIKVLKAEYSTDPEFVERFRAEARTVAMLNHPGIASVYDYGETELDGEGRTAYLVMELVNGEPLNAVIKRTGRLSLRHALDMLEQTGRALQVAHTAGLVHRDVKPGNILITPTGQVKLTDFGIAKAVDAAPVTQTGMVMGTAQYIAPEQALGRDATAASDVYSLGVVGYESVSGRRPFTGDGALTVAMKHIKEQPAPLPADLPPNVRELIEITLAKEPGLRYRTGGAFADAVAAVRAGRRPPRPNQAPAIGRATPAAIPSSAQVRSTADYGRPPTQARPRATTGTHRPAPPPRRTFSSGQRALLWAAGVLGALAIVIAILIVLNAQDRKDQQLPPPTITNTITTEAPPPSPSAMPRIDLDPAPPVARDWTAAGDIGEAWVQTVAAHSRAPHEQTYR, encoded by the coding sequence ATGAGCGCGCGCGTCGGAGTGACGCTGTCCGACCGCTACCGGTTGCAGCGGCTCATCGCCACCGGCGGCATGGGGCAGGTCTGGGAGGGTCTGGACAGCCGCCTGGGCCGTCAGGTGGCCATCAAGGTGCTCAAGGCCGAGTACTCCACCGATCCCGAGTTCGTCGAGCGCTTCCGCGCCGAGGCGCGCACGGTCGCCATGCTCAACCATCCCGGCATCGCGAGCGTGTACGACTACGGCGAGACCGAACTCGACGGCGAGGGCCGCACCGCCTACCTGGTCATGGAGCTCGTCAACGGCGAGCCGCTCAACGCCGTCATCAAGCGCACCGGGCGGCTGTCGCTGCGGCACGCGCTGGACATGCTCGAGCAGACCGGCCGTGCGCTGCAGGTCGCGCACACGGCGGGCCTGGTGCACCGCGACGTGAAGCCCGGCAACATCCTCATCACGCCCACCGGCCAGGTGAAGCTCACCGACTTCGGCATCGCCAAGGCCGTCGACGCGGCGCCGGTGACCCAGACCGGCATGGTCATGGGCACCGCGCAGTACATCGCCCCGGAGCAGGCCCTCGGCCGGGACGCCACCGCCGCCAGTGACGTCTACTCGCTGGGAGTCGTTGGCTACGAATCGGTTTCGGGCCGCCGCCCGTTCACCGGTGACGGCGCGCTGACGGTGGCGATGAAGCACATCAAGGAGCAGCCCGCGCCGCTGCCGGCCGACCTGCCGCCCAACGTCCGCGAGCTGATCGAGATCACGCTGGCGAAGGAACCCGGCCTGCGGTACCGCACCGGCGGTGCCTTCGCCGACGCCGTCGCGGCCGTGCGGGCGGGACGTCGGCCGCCGCGGCCCAACCAGGCGCCGGCGATCGGCCGGGCCACCCCGGCCGCCATCCCGTCCAGCGCGCAGGTGCGCTCGACCGCCGACTACGGCCGCCCGCCGACGCAGGCCCGCCCGCGGGCCACCACCGGAACGCACCGGCCCGCGCCGCCGCCGCGCCGCACCTTCTCCTCGGGTCAGCGGGCGCTGCTGTGGGCCGCCGGCGTGCTCGGCGCCCTGGCGATCGTCATCGCGATCCTCATCGTGCTCAACGCGCAGGACCGCAAGGACCAGCAACTCCCGCCGCCGACGATCACCAACACCATCACCACCGAGGCGCCACCCCCGTCACCATCGGCGATGCCGCGAATCGACCTGGATCCAGCACCGCCTGTGGCCCGCGATTGGACCGCGGCGGGTGACATCGGCGAAGCTTGGGTACAGACGGTGGCGGCGCACTCCCGCGCCCCCCACGAACAGACATACCGATGA